From the genome of Spinacia oleracea cultivar Varoflay chromosome 2, BTI_SOV_V1, whole genome shotgun sequence, one region includes:
- the LOC110782148 gene encoding transcription factor SRM1, which produces MTVDEKGDSSFWSREQDKAFENAIATHCEDLEDNWEKIAADVPGKTLEEVKHHYELLFEDVKQIEAGRVPLPSYSSSSEGSSGLAAEEGNGGKKGLSANGGSESNHASKASKADQERRKGIAWTEDEHRLFLLGLDKYGKGDWRSISRNFVVTRTPTQVASHAQKYFIRLNSMNKDRRRSSIHDITSVNSGEISASQGPITGQTNGPGPVSGTPSGKPEKQVAQPPPGGSSSGVGVGVYGTPPSIGQPIGGGPLVSAVGTPVNLSAPPHLGYGMRVPVPGSVVPGAPVGMAPLTYPMPQTSAHR; this is translated from the exons ATGACTGTAGACGAAAAGGGTGATAGCAGTTTTTGGAGTAGAGAGCAGGATAAGGCATTTGAGAATGCGATTGCTACTCATTGCGAGGATTTGGAAGATAATTGGGAAAAGATAGCAGCGGATGTTCCAGGGAAGACCTTAGAAGAAGTCAAGCATCACTATGAGCTTCTATTTGAGGATGTGAAGCAGATCGAGGCTGGCCGTGTTCCGTTGCCTTCGTATAGTTCTTCTTCAGAGGGTTCTTCAGGTCTTGCTGCTGAAGAAGGTAATGGGGGAAAAAAGGGTCTATCTGCTAATGGAGGTAGTGAATCCAATCACGCAAGCAAGGCATCGAAAGCGGATCAGGAGCGCCGGAAGGGGATAGCTTGGACAGAGGATGAACACAG GCTATTTCTTCTTGGGTTGGATAAATATGGGAAAGGAGATTGGCGGAGTATATCCCGTAACTTTGTGGTGACAAGAACACCAACTCAAGTGGCAAGCCACGCGCAAAAGTATTTCATTAGACTGAACTCTATGAATAAAGATAGGAGAAGATCGAGCATCCACGATATCACAAGTGTTAACTCTGGGGAAATTTCAGCATCCCAGGGCCCAATTACCGGTCAGACAAACGGGCCCGGGCCCGTTTCTGGGACTCCGTCTGGAAAACCCGAAAAACAGGTTGCTCAGCCTCCTCCTGGTGGATCATCTTCAGGAGTGGGTGTTGGTGTGTATGGTACTCCACCAAGTATTGGACAACCGATTGGTGGTGGACCATTGGTTTCTGCTGTTGGAACTCCGGTGAATCTTTCAGCTCCTCCTCATTTGGGTTATGGTATGCGGGTACCCGTTCCTGGGTCCGTGGTTCCTGGTGCTCCAGTGGGGATGGCTCCTTTGACGTATCCGATGCCACAAACCTCTGCTCACAGGTAA